The nucleotide sequence tgatcatcatcatcatcattgtcaTCGTCATATGTTCGGTCTTCTTGAACCGACGGTGATGATTGACTCGATGGCGACGATGATTCCGATGTTTTCCTACTCTTCATGCCACCCATCCTTTTTGTAACCATCCTGGTGAGTTTTCTCATTTCCTCTGCCTGTTTGGCTAGCAATTCCCTTAACTCATTCTCCGATTCTTCTTTCTTTGCCAACGCCTCCTTTTGAGATTGCAACTCCTGGTTCATTCGTTGTATCATTGCTTGCATCTCAAGAGGCAGCTCTGTAGAAGGAGATGAGGACTCTGGTGGAGGAGGAACATAGAACAAATCTCCATGTACCACATTGCCGGCTAATGGCCCAAGACCGTACATTCTaccctttctttcttttcctccaTCCGGTCTTCCTTTTTCTGCAGCCTTCGCCCATAATTGAAGTTTAATGGGGAAGGGAATTTCCGGATACGATGGAATCTCAAGATTCTCCTTCAAAAATTCCGCTGCATTCGTGCGATAAGCTGCCTATAAAGTAAAGTAATcaataataaagtcaaaaccgaaaaaaataacaaatacacAGCAGCAGCAAGCTATCAACACCAAAACAGAAAATGGATCACCTAAAAAACTCACTCCCTAACCACTGTCAATAACAGAACAGCATGCCATTGATATCGTGTTCGTCTTTCGGCTAGTACACGTAATAATAgtcatttccttttttaataaaccaTTGATATCAGCATGAAAtgcaataatattttgataacTAACATACTTATTAGGCTCTTCTTAGCAGGTAGGTACTTTGGCATCGTTAGCATGATACTATATATGTAACAGAAGCTGTAGAAGACCTTTTGATGTATAAACTAAAGATCCAGCTAGTACAATTCAATTCACTAAAGATCAAGCTATAAACCATATGACCGACACACGACCAACATCCTTTGAACACAGCAGAGAACATAAAATTATTAAGAATTTACCTGGGTATTGCTAGCTTGAGCATCAACATACCGACCAAGATTCTGACTGAAACGAGTTACATCATGGATCTCTTCCGGATAAGGAACTCTACCCAATCTATTTCGCTAATTGTACACACAAATATTAACCAATTAGAACATTTGgcaaatttaatatatacatatatataaaattataaatagttaaatatatttttttaccaaatctcTAGCATAGGTAGCGGTACTGACAGAACCTTGTGCGTGCAACTGCCCTCCTACAATAGATGTCCTATTCACCTTGTTAGCTTTGGACCGATTCTTAAAATGTGGATCTTCATTCCAATACTTCAGCAATAACTCCCAGCTTTTCTCTCCGATCCATTGTGTACGATAATTGCCCTTACGTTTTTTCAATTCCTGCCGTTCATCATATAACAAATCTGATAAACGTCTTGCAGCTACCCTATGAAAGTTTCTCTCTACAAGAGTATGATGATGAGGTTCCCATCTAGAAAAAtcctacaataaaaaaaattattagacattcagtaatgtaaaaaataaaccatattataaagtaaatacaattatttaatattcaataaaatgtgtttaccgaaaagtatttaaaaaggTCGTTCCTGTCATCGGTAGTAAGATCTGAATATACGGCCCAACGCCTATCTTTAGGGTAAAACGTCTGGATCGCCATTCTAATATGTTCTGATACTCCGTGGGATGGCTCTAACCtacaaatttgaattgttaattaaattatgcatttaaaaaactaataagAATTAAGTCAAACATAggtaacaaattaaatttttattacttacgTTTCAGGTGTTGGTGTAACCACAACAAGGTTATCCACATACTCCCAGTCTTCAATGATTTGACGTCGTTGTCGTCGTCTTTGATCAGCCCCAGACGGTACCTCTTCATTttggttgttttgttgttgttgttgttgttgatgctgtTGTGGAGGTCGTTGATCAACAAGTAAGGCTAAGAAATTTCCAGTTTGCATAAGATCTTGCATCAGTTTCGTTGATGATTGTGATGGAACGGATGTGTTAAAGCCTTGTCGGACATTAGACCGGGTGGTGTTGTAACTTGGCGAGTGTGTCGATGGCGGAGTAAATCCAGGCATGGCAAAACCAGGACTAGAATATATGAGGGGCTGGCTAGTAGTAGCATGACTAGTAGTAGCTGCAGGAAATGATGCGGGAAGAATAGGCGGGAATGGTGCGGGAGGAATAGGCGGGAATGGTGCGGGAGTAAGGAGGTGGAGTAGTAGCAATAGGAATAGGAGTACCGGTCCGTTCATCAATGTTACGGAAGGTTACCCCCGTCGGCCGAACCCACTGTCTGGTAGGGTCTAAGGAAACATCTATTCTtccattcttctttttcttcagcTTCCCATGATCTACAGCAAGAGCCTTACCCTTATCCTTGTCTCGCCCAGACATCCCTGTCATAATTAtacaataaacaaaattaatagaGGTAAAATAGACAATGAATGTAGAATCAGAGTCGTTGAGATTTGAGATATCATCATACACATGCAAAATTTAGTATACTAGAATTACAAGAGGTCAATTACTACTAGAATATTTAGACCTCATTTTGATCCATTGGCCAAAAATTTGCAGGACTCTTCAACTAGAATATTTAGACTTCATTTTGATCCATTGGCCAATTACTACTAAACCAGATGAAGTTAAATAACCTACAGGAAGCATAGCAACATTAGTGAACCGGTTTGGTCCTTCGTTTAGACCTCGTTGAGATTTTGATCCTTTGTTTTTtgaaactcccaaacaaaggtTTACATCTCCATTTTTAAAGTCTTTCCTTCCcatcccctcccctccaaaacccaactcgcaaacaaaaccTTAGGGCTCTTGTTACTAGGATCTCCATTTTTCACAAAGTCTTCTttatgtgagtttttttttttcgctCTTAAGTTTGATTGCATTGGCTGCTCCCTGGAATTGGGTCTGGCAGGTTTGTTGGACTGATTCTGCCACAATATCTATTTAGCTAATATTTTATACTATTGGTAATTAGTAATTTGGAAGGAAAATTTGGTGCTTGTAACTAGTTTTGATATCTAAACATAACATagtaattaaattcaaataccAAACAGAGACAATGAATTCCACTGAGAACCATAACTAACACTGTCAAAATACTGACCATGTATCCGAGAGAGAGAcgtataaaatgatattcaattcaatcaatGGCACATTATcaagtaaaacaaaataagaacAAAACCTAGACTCACAATCATTACTAGCAGCAAACTAATCTTGTATATGATCATGTTTTTATTAGGATTGATGTAGGATTTTTTTAGTCTAGATTTATTTCCTCAATTAAGGGATTCTTAGTGTACAATTTTCATTATAAATagggaaaaatataacaacctcCCTTGAGTTCTATCTAAATGCACCTAACATCCCCTCCATTTTCCCAAACATCAAAACGAGGGAAACAGAGAGTGAATACTTGAAGGTTGTGTTGAGCAAGGGAACCTAATAAGCAACTCTAAAACCCCACTACAACTAAAAGAGTAAAAACCCACTACAGGGATTGCAGATTTCCCCATTTCAAAAGCTCAATAACCCACAACTATTGAAATGTCGCATAAACACACAAAGTtggggtttttttttatttaaaaaaaatgtatatgtcgcataaacacacaaaaaaattggggttttttttctcttttgtcaAGCAAGATGCTATGAATAAtcacaaaccctaaaaattaagaaaagaaacagaaaaacccaacaaagagagaaaaataaggaTTCAGATACGATACCATTAGAGAAGATGATAGAGGAgttgagagagaaaagaaagatacCGATTGGTGCATCAAACGATGGAAGTAGCGATTGATGATGGAAGCAGCGATTGGTGATGGAAGCAGCGATggaaagaagatgatgaacagTGAAGGGAAATCGATTTATGCCATGAGTGAGGAACCGATTGAGTGAAGATTTGGTTAGTGAGATTGAGCCATTAGGGTTAGTGAGATTGAAATTTAGGTTTCAGATTTGGGGGGGGAAAGTGAGATTGAGGAAGTATTTTCATTTTAGGGTTTTGGAGATGATGGAGGGAGATTGAAATTGGGGAAAAGAGGTGGGAGGGAGAAGAATGAAATTGGTAAAGAGGGAGTGTGAAAACCGATCCTTTCCTCTCCTTTTGacagtttttaattttcttttattttacaatatcatatacataattttttaatataatagttagataataaatgatataaaaaatacattagaTAGATAactaatatgataaaatcattatattaaacataaatatttcattattatgataaaataattacatTAAAGACATCATGTGTTTTATGAAGGGTTATTCATCATCGTCATAATAAAAATCATCCACTTTGTTGTCAGGGTTATTTGCATCTTCCCCACTGTCTCTAGAGTTACTTGACTCCTCCCCACTATCAGTGTCAATAAGTAACATTTGAGCTAACGTTTCAGCATCAAGTTGTTGACCGTCAACATCTCTGTCAACCAAATTTGTaacaggatcgacttcaatcaCATCTGGAACATGTGATATTTCATCATCTTGGTAAGGTATTTCTTTATCTAGAACTTCTGTCTCAAATTGACCTCTTGGTTTACACTTGATAGCAGCACACCATCCATGTTTGCGCCGGTGATGAGAAGGATAGGGTACATAATACACTTGACTAACTTTACTTGCCAAAATGAAAGGGTCAAATGCATTATACATCCGGTTCATTCGTACATCAACAGTTTTATGCTTTGGATCAATTTTCATCCCATTTGCAGGGTCAAACCAGTCACAATAAAACAATACAACTTTGTTAGGTTCATCTACATATAGGTAAGTTACTTCAAATATGTGTTTGATCACACCATAGAAGTCATCTTCACCTCCATCACTGATTCCTTTGACGTAAACACCactgttaattgtttttttgcCCACTGACCGTGATTGAGTATGAAATTTAAACCCATTGACAAAGTAAGTGTCCCATTGTTTGACTTTTCTTCCCGGACCTTCGGCTAATCCCCTCaaatgatatatttgtgtagTCGGATGAGAATTTAACAATTGATGCTTAAACCATCCTTGAAAACTTGTATATATGTTACTGATATTTAATCCTTGAAATATCTCAATGTATGGTCCAACTTCGCTACAATTAATCATCACATGAATTGTCGCTGACTGCAACTCTGCGTCGTTCATCCAATAATATTTCCCTGGATGACAAGGACGTCCTTGGTGACAAAAAACTGATAAGGCAGACTGAAACCCTTCACTTTCAACAATAACTTCATTTCGTGTATTTCTTGGGGTCAACATCAATGGGTTGAAGTAATGAGAGATGAAATAGTTTGTTTCCCGATGCACGTAAGCTGCAACTATTGATCCCTCAACCCTTGCTTTATTTCTCACCATTCGCTTTGCATAACCCATGAACCTTTCAAAAGGATACATCCACCTATATTGAACAGGTCCACCGAGCCAAGCTTCGTATGCGAGATGCACAGGAAGATGTTCCATAGAATCAAAGAAACCTGGGGGAAAAAACTTGCTCTAGTTTACAAAGAGTGATAGGCATATTTTGATCCATTTTAACAAGTTCATCCATCCTCAAGGTTGAAGCGCAcaagtctttaaaaaaaaggctaaCTTCAGTCAAGGGGTTTAAGACATTATTTGGCAATGAACTAAACGCAATTGGAAGTAAGCGTTCCAGGAAAATGTGGGAATCATGACTTTTCATTCTATGCAATCTTCCTAAGTTGACGTCGGCACACCTCGACAAGTTAGAACAATATCCGTCTGGCATCCTCAATTCTTTCAACCATTGACAAACAAATTTTGCTTCATCAGCAGTAAGACTATAAATAGCCTTGGGTTTTAGATATTTTCCATTTTGAAGAAGTTGTAGCTCCATTTCTGGTCTCTTACAATGCAATGGCAAGTCCATTCTAGCCTTCTCATTATCTTTTGATTTACCAGAGACATTCATCACCGTGTGAATtatattgtcacaaaagttcTTTTCAATGTGCATAACATCAAGATTATGTCTCAATAAATTATCTTTCCAGTAAGGGAGATCCCAGAAGATACTTCTTTTGGTCCAATGGTGCTCGTTACTGTATTGTGGGTGTATGACTCTTTTGCCAACATCTGTGAACTTCAAAAGTCCTAGTTCATTGACTCTACGGTATACTTCCTCTGATGATGTCCTAGGAGGCGGGCCatctttttctgtttttcctTTAGTAAACAAATTCCTCTTCTTACGAAATTCATGTGTCGCTGGTAAAAACGGACGATGACAGTCAAACCACGAATGCTTTCTTCCGTGATGCAACCATATGGCCTTTGTGTGTTCCATGCAATGTGGACAAGCCAATCTTCCATGAGTCGACCATCCAGACAACATTCCATATGCAGGAAAGTCGTTAATAGtccatgtaacaccccgtttttccaacgtgaaaatttcatttatttaatcagagtaattcacctaaacggaatgtcacattcttttcttaaaatcataaactgtataaataactatttatcctttaaaattcaataactaaaaagtctttaatacttcgcagcggaaattattcaataatcaaaacagtctttggcactaaagcctctttacaattatgtcataaaaatccattctaaaaacatagtcataactcttcagaaacaatacgtaaagaatagaaagcaataacaaattcccatcccgttacgtatcagagctcctaaagacacttgagccaccactcctactaatcattaatacctgcaggttactcatacgaagagcaacattttcaagcagaaggggtgagatttcacaaaacaataatatcaagcatataattcaataattatatttaacaacacaaataacttcatctattagtaataataattcttcatgtaataattcttaatagttcaaccaacttctaattatcatttaacacatattaaccaaatcgtaacaaacatagatcatcacatcatagtcatagttcatatatagcataacaacatcttaatcttaattcatatacaacataacaacatcattaattcataataataattattcatcaaacatctcattatcaattcattaataaaagacaacttatcaatttaacataaacatcatcaagtacacttaacaactcatagatatcatcatgtaatcatcatcactaataactttaaaacaacacaatataatcatctcttattaatagtaataattatctacatcataacataaacatcttcttataataatataacaacaacgtaacatgatattcacttaataataataataattatatatacatc is from Medicago truncatula cultivar Jemalong A17 chromosome 1, MtrunA17r5.0-ANR, whole genome shotgun sequence and encodes:
- the LOC112419472 gene encoding uncharacterized protein, whose product is MNGPVLLFLLLLLHLLTPAPFPPIPPAPFPPILPASFPAATTSHATTSQPLIYSSPGFAMPGFTPPSTHSPSYNTTRSNVRQGFNTSVPSQSSTKLMQDLMQTGNFLALLVDQRPPQQHQQQQQQQNNQNEEVPSGADQRRRQRRQIIEDWEYVDNLVVVTPTPETLEPSHGVSEHIRMAIQTFYPKDRRWAVYSDLTTDDRNDLFKYFSDFSRWEPHHHTLVERNFHRVAARRLSDLLYDERQELKKRKGNYRTQWIGEKSWELLLKYWNEDPHFKNRSKANKVNRTSIVGGQLHAQGSVSTATYARDLRNRLGRVPYPEEIHDVTRFSQNLGRYVDAQASNTQAAYRTNAAEFLKENLEIPSYPEIPFPIKLQLWAKAAEKGRPDGGKERKGRMYGLGPLAGNVVHGDLFYVPPPPESSSPSTELPLEMQAMIQRMNQELQSQKEALAKKEESENELRELLAKQAEEMRKLTRMVTKRMGGMKSRKTSESSSPSSQSSPSVQEDRTYDDDNDDDDDHDDEDEDEDEERDDDHND